Proteins encoded by one window of Bacteroidia bacterium:
- a CDS encoding 2-oxoglutarate dehydrogenase E1 component, whose protein sequence is MEKKRTYLGNADPVAIEALYNSYLKDPQSIDHTWRTFFDGFELARKSQSPDGGNVVSAANAAHIEKEFMVLRLISDYRKRGHLFTDTNPVRERRKYQPTLDIQHFGLSESDLPTLFQAGHQIGIGKASLSDIIAHLRDTYCRSVGVEYKYIRSPEVVKWFEQKMESCKNSLEFTIDDKRKILNKLNEAVAFENFLHVKFAGQKRFSLEGAETTIPALDAVIEFGAKMGIKEFVIGMAHRGRLNVLANILNKGYDEIFTEFEGKAFEDNAFGGDVKYHLGYSGDVETYDGKKVHISLTPNPSHLEAVDALVQGIVRSKIDAQGGTTDDIAPILIHGDAAIAAQGVVYEVIQMSLLKGYSTGGTIHLIINNQVGFTTNYIDARSSTYCTDVAKVTLSPVFHVNGDDVEALIYTVKLAMEYRQKYHRDVFIDILCYRKYGHNEGDEPRFTQPLLYKAIASHPNPREIYIQKLLSQGEIETNLVKEMEKSFKALLEEKLSVAKKVEKTKVPNFKDGAWSKLRFSTPEDFVQSPDTTVKSQVLLSIAEKITDLPADKKFFNKITRLFSERKEMLKGDGRLDWAMGELLAYGTLLYEGFPVRLSGQDCERGTFSHRHAVVRVEDSEEQYTPLNHISDKQARYYIYNSLLSEYGVLGFEYGYAFTSPNSLVLWEAQFGDFGNGAQIIIDQYLSSAEDKWNRMNGLVMLLPHGYEGQGAEHSSARMERFLTLSAEYNMVVTNCTSPANFFHALRRQLKWSFRKPLIVFTPKSLLRHPLCVSTISDFTDKIFSEVIDDTVKANEVSRVIFCTGKVYFDLLQHRTEEKISDIALIRIEQLYPFPHQQVEKLLRKYSKADDIIWLQEEPDNMGAWSFIKRMMPDLNIRLIARVESASPATGSHSAHDEEQQQLIKAAFEKVTV, encoded by the coding sequence GTGGAAAAGAAACGTACTTACCTCGGTAATGCTGATCCGGTAGCGATAGAAGCACTTTATAACTCATATCTTAAAGACCCGCAGTCAATAGATCATACCTGGCGGACTTTTTTTGATGGATTTGAACTGGCAAGGAAAAGCCAATCGCCTGATGGTGGCAATGTTGTATCGGCAGCAAATGCAGCACATATAGAAAAGGAGTTTATGGTATTGCGATTAATTAGTGATTATCGCAAACGTGGACACTTATTTACAGATACCAATCCTGTTCGTGAGCGCAGGAAATATCAACCTACATTAGATATTCAGCATTTTGGATTGTCTGAGAGTGATCTGCCTACGCTTTTTCAGGCAGGTCATCAAATTGGAATTGGCAAAGCATCATTATCAGATATTATCGCACACCTACGCGACACGTATTGCCGCAGTGTTGGTGTGGAGTATAAGTATATCAGAAGCCCGGAAGTAGTAAAATGGTTTGAACAAAAAATGGAGAGCTGCAAAAACAGCCTTGAGTTTACTATTGATGATAAAAGAAAAATTCTGAATAAGCTGAACGAAGCTGTTGCATTCGAAAATTTTTTACATGTAAAGTTTGCTGGACAGAAACGTTTTTCACTCGAAGGTGCCGAAACAACTATTCCTGCACTCGATGCAGTAATTGAATTTGGTGCCAAAATGGGCATCAAAGAATTTGTTATAGGCATGGCACATAGAGGCCGCCTGAATGTACTTGCAAATATTCTCAATAAAGGCTATGATGAAATTTTTACTGAGTTTGAAGGAAAAGCTTTTGAAGATAATGCCTTTGGTGGTGATGTAAAATATCATCTTGGCTATTCTGGAGATGTTGAAACTTATGATGGCAAGAAAGTACATATTTCATTAACACCAAACCCTTCGCATCTCGAAGCAGTAGATGCATTGGTACAAGGAATAGTTCGTTCAAAAATTGATGCTCAAGGGGGAACAACAGATGATATTGCACCGATTTTGATTCATGGTGATGCTGCGATAGCAGCACAAGGTGTGGTTTATGAAGTTATTCAGATGTCATTACTCAAGGGTTATTCTACGGGAGGAACTATACATCTTATTATAAACAATCAGGTAGGTTTTACAACTAATTATATTGATGCACGATCAAGTACCTATTGTACCGATGTTGCAAAAGTAACTTTGTCACCAGTGTTTCATGTCAATGGCGATGATGTTGAAGCGCTCATTTACACAGTGAAATTGGCGATGGAATATCGTCAGAAATATCATCGTGATGTTTTCATTGATATTCTTTGCTACAGAAAATATGGGCACAACGAAGGTGATGAACCACGTTTCACGCAACCACTTTTGTATAAGGCCATTGCTTCACATCCAAACCCAAGAGAAATTTATATTCAGAAATTACTTTCACAAGGCGAGATAGAAACAAACCTGGTGAAGGAGATGGAAAAATCATTCAAAGCATTGCTTGAAGAAAAATTAAGTGTTGCCAAAAAAGTTGAGAAAACAAAAGTTCCTAACTTTAAAGATGGTGCATGGAGTAAACTCCGCTTTTCAACTCCTGAAGATTTTGTTCAGTCTCCGGATACAACAGTTAAGTCACAGGTATTATTATCAATTGCAGAAAAAATTACAGATCTTCCGGCAGATAAAAAGTTTTTTAATAAGATAACACGACTTTTCAGTGAAAGAAAAGAAATGTTAAAAGGTGATGGCAGGTTGGATTGGGCAATGGGTGAACTATTAGCTTATGGAACCTTACTTTATGAAGGGTTTCCTGTTCGTTTGAGCGGACAAGACTGTGAACGCGGCACATTCTCACACCGACATGCTGTTGTTCGTGTTGAAGATTCTGAAGAGCAATATACACCACTCAATCATATTTCAGACAAGCAAGCACGATATTACATTTACAACTCGCTGTTGTCGGAGTATGGTGTTTTAGGATTTGAATATGGTTATGCATTTACATCACCCAACAGTTTGGTTTTGTGGGAAGCACAGTTTGGCGATTTTGGAAATGGTGCACAAATAATTATTGATCAGTATCTGAGCAGCGCAGAGGACAAGTGGAATCGTATGAATGGATTGGTAATGTTGCTGCCTCATGGTTATGAAGGACAAGGTGCCGAACATAGCAGCGCACGTATGGAGCGTTTTCTTACGCTAAGCGCAGAATATAATATGGTTGTTACCAACTGTACTTCACCTGCTAATTTTTTCCACGCTTTAAGACGTCAACTTAAATGGTCTTTTAGAAAACCTTTGATTGTATTTACACCAAAGAGTTTGCTTCGTCATCCGCTTTGTGTTTCTACCATCAGTGATTTTACGGATAAAATATTCAGTGAAGTAATTGATGATACAGTTAAGGCTAATGAGGTTTCGCGTGTAATCTTTTGTACAGGTAAAGTGTATTTTGACCTATTACAGCATCGCACAGAAGAAAAAATTTCTGACATAGCTTTAATCAGAATTGAGCAGCTTTATCCTTTCCCACATCAGCAGGTTGAAAAACTGCTAAGGAAATATTCAAAAGCAGATGACATTATCTGGCTGCAGGAAGAACCTGATAATATGGGTGCATGGAGTTTTATAAAACGGATGATGCCGGATTTGAACATCAGACTTATTGCACGTGTTGAAAGTGCCAGTCCTGCAACTGGATCACACAGTGCTCATGATGAAGAACAACAACAATTAATTAAAGCAGCATTTGAGAAAGTAACTGTCTAA
- a CDS encoding group III truncated hemoglobin: MVMKDIENINDIQLLVDGFYSKIRNDEQLGSIFNGIIKNRWPEHLEKMYRFWQTILLDDQTYFGSPFVPHAKMPVDKSHFEQWIKLFSETVDENFAGEKAEQAKWQGQRMADMFHYKIEYIKNSSTTPL, from the coding sequence ATGGTGATGAAAGATATTGAAAACATAAACGATATACAATTATTGGTGGATGGCTTCTATAGTAAAATTCGCAATGACGAACAATTAGGTTCTATTTTTAATGGTATTATAAAAAACAGATGGCCCGAACATCTTGAAAAGATGTATCGCTTTTGGCAAACAATTCTATTAGATGATCAAACTTACTTTGGCAGTCCATTTGTTCCACATGCTAAAATGCCGGTAGATAAAAGTCATTTTGAGCAATGGATAAAACTATTTTCCGAAACTGTTGATGAAAACTTTGCTGGTGAAAAAGCAGAACAAGCCAAATGGCAAGGTCAGCGAATGGCAGATATGTTTCATTACAAGATTGAATATATTAAAAACAGTTCCACTACTCCACTATAA
- a CDS encoding tryptophan 2,3-dioxygenase family protein, with product MNNEKLINEIENKYQQTGENSETYLKGLLHAKPITYWDYVEVETLLSLQRPRTNFKDEEIFVMYHQVTELVLKMMVHEIKQMVFDPFAEHIWIDKINRLNRYTSMLITSFDVMKYGMNYDDYNTFRSTLAPASGFQSAQFRFIEIYLTRLENLMNEEGRKRLGNNPSIEDYFEHIYWKDAGIDRKTGKKSMTLKLFEEKYLASFIALAKKVEGNTIEDKVMQMGNCSDALKTKLKEFDHMYNVAWPIVHLETAQHYLDLKGENKAATGGSEWKKYLHPKYQQRKFFPSLWTKEEIANWGSNEFQTTTNNKS from the coding sequence ATGAACAATGAAAAACTAATTAATGAAATTGAAAATAAATATCAGCAAACAGGTGAAAATTCAGAAACCTATCTGAAAGGACTTTTACATGCAAAACCCATTACCTATTGGGACTATGTAGAAGTTGAAACACTTTTATCGCTGCAAAGACCCAGAACGAATTTCAAAGACGAAGAAATTTTTGTGATGTATCATCAGGTCACAGAGCTTGTATTGAAAATGATGGTACATGAAATAAAACAAATGGTTTTTGATCCATTTGCAGAACACATTTGGATTGATAAAATCAACCGCCTCAACCGTTATACATCCATGCTGATAACCTCCTTTGATGTTATGAAATATGGAATGAACTATGATGATTACAATACTTTCAGAAGTACACTGGCTCCTGCAAGTGGATTTCAATCGGCACAATTCCGATTCATTGAAATTTACCTGACACGATTGGAAAATTTAATGAATGAAGAAGGAAGAAAAAGATTAGGAAACAATCCATCAATAGAAGATTATTTTGAACATATCTATTGGAAAGATGCAGGTATAGACCGTAAGACAGGAAAAAAATCTATGACTTTAAAACTGTTTGAAGAAAAATATTTAGCAAGCTTCATTGCACTAGCAAAAAAAGTAGAAGGCAACACTATAGAAGATAAAGTGATGCAAATGGGAAATTGTTCTGATGCGCTTAAAACGAAGTTAAAAGAATTTGATCACATGTATAATGTAGCCTGGCCAATAGTTCATCTTGAAACAGCACAGCATTATCTCGATTTAAAAGGAGAAAACAAAGCTGCTACCGGTGGAAGCGAATGGAAAAAGTATTTACATCCAAAATATCAACAAAGAAAATTCTTCCCTTCATTATGGACGAAAGAAGAAATTGCAAACTGGGGAAGCAACGAATTTCAAACTACAACGAATAACAAATCATAA
- a CDS encoding methyltransferase domain-containing protein has protein sequence MDTKDIQKAHGHWILAKMGKRVLRPGGKELTKKLIDSLAFNASDDVVEFAPGMGFTASLTLAHKLHSYVGIDADEDIVRMLSKKLQSAQASFNLGNASQTNLKSASKDKVYGEAMLTMHADHRKSEIIREAHRILKKGGWYAIHELGLTNVDETLKSKIQRDLALSIKVNARPLTENEWKHLLEQEGFTVKKVMTNGMHLLEMNRIIDDEGLIGAAKISWNILTHPKARKRILEMRKVFKQYQNHMNAIAIIAEKL, from the coding sequence ATGGATACTAAAGATATACAGAAAGCACATGGCCACTGGATATTGGCCAAAATGGGTAAAAGGGTGTTACGCCCCGGTGGTAAAGAACTTACCAAGAAATTAATTGATAGCTTAGCTTTTAACGCTTCAGATGACGTAGTTGAGTTTGCTCCCGGAATGGGATTTACAGCATCTCTTACACTTGCGCACAAACTACATTCGTATGTTGGTATAGATGCTGATGAAGATATTGTGAGAATGTTAAGTAAAAAACTACAAAGTGCGCAAGCATCTTTTAATCTCGGAAATGCATCTCAAACAAATCTCAAAAGCGCATCAAAGGATAAAGTTTATGGAGAAGCTATGCTAACCATGCATGCCGATCATAGAAAGTCTGAAATTATCAGAGAAGCACATCGCATTCTCAAAAAAGGAGGCTGGTATGCCATTCATGAATTAGGTCTTACCAATGTAGATGAAACATTAAAAAGCAAAATTCAAAGAGATTTGGCTTTATCAATAAAAGTTAATGCCCGTCCACTCACTGAAAACGAATGGAAACATTTGCTGGAACAGGAAGGTTTTACTGTAAAAAAAGTTATGACCAACGGCATGCACCTTCTTGAAATGAATCGGATAATAGATGATGAAGGTTTGATAGGAGCTGCAAAAATCAGTTGGAACATTCTCACGCATCCAAAAGCAAGAAAAAGAATTCTTGAAATGAGAAAAGTATTCAAACAGTATCAAAATCACATGAATGCAATTGCAATAATTGCTGAAAAACTTTAA
- a CDS encoding Rrf2 family transcriptional regulator: MFSKACEHGIKAIIYIATQSMDGKRVKIGDVVENSGSPEAFTAKVLGSLTKYHIVNSYTGPNGGFFIDVKDMKKIKMSDIVNAIDGDSLYNGCGMGLSECSKAQPCPMHDKFIKVRKEIKEMLTTTTVYDLALGLKSGKTVLMR, from the coding sequence ATGTTTTCTAAAGCCTGCGAGCATGGCATAAAGGCCATAATATATATAGCAACACAATCCATGGATGGAAAGCGCGTAAAAATTGGTGATGTTGTAGAAAATTCCGGATCACCTGAAGCTTTTACTGCAAAAGTTCTGGGCTCATTAACCAAGTATCATATCGTAAATTCCTATACAGGACCTAACGGGGGATTTTTTATTGATGTTAAGGACATGAAAAAAATAAAAATGAGCGACATCGTCAATGCCATTGATGGAGATTCATTATATAATGGCTGTGGTATGGGACTGAGTGAATGTAGTAAAGCACAGCCCTGCCCTATGCACGATAAATTTATTAAAGTCAGAAAAGAAATAAAAGAAATGTTAACTACAACTACTGTTTACGATTTGGCATTAGGACTAAAGTCCGGAAAAACAGTTTTAATGAGATAA
- the ric gene encoding iron-sulfur cluster repair di-iron protein, whose amino-acid sequence MQITKDTIVGDLVAKDYRTATVFKQNGIDFCCNGNRTLEEVCKQKEMSVTNIIGELNQVSQQISAAQTDFNSWPLDLLADYIEKKHHRYVEEKIQEIKPYLDKICKVHGEHHPELYEINQLFNDSAGELAMHMKKEELILFPAVRRMVKAQMQKTTPERPQFGSVNNPIKMMMHEHNNEGERFRKIEELSNKYNPPQDACNTYRVSFAMLKEFEDDLHLHIHLENNILFPKALELEKHIYHE is encoded by the coding sequence ATGCAAATCACAAAAGACACTATTGTTGGCGACTTGGTTGCTAAAGACTACCGAACAGCAACAGTTTTTAAACAAAACGGTATAGATTTTTGTTGTAATGGTAATCGCACACTCGAAGAGGTGTGCAAACAAAAAGAAATGTCTGTAACAAACATCATTGGTGAACTAAATCAGGTTTCGCAGCAAATATCAGCAGCACAGACTGATTTTAATTCCTGGCCATTGGATTTACTTGCCGACTACATTGAGAAAAAACATCATCGTTATGTAGAAGAAAAAATTCAGGAGATAAAACCCTATTTAGATAAAATTTGCAAAGTACATGGTGAACATCATCCGGAGTTGTATGAAATCAACCAACTTTTTAACGATTCTGCGGGCGAGTTAGCCATGCACATGAAAAAAGAAGAGTTGATTCTATTTCCGGCAGTAAGAAGAATGGTGAAAGCACAAATGCAAAAAACAACACCTGAAAGACCACAGTTTGGATCGGTAAATAATCCGATTAAAATGATGATGCATGAACATAATAACGAAGGTGAGCGTTTCAGAAAAATTGAGGAGTTAAGCAACAAATACAATCCACCACAGGACGCTTGCAACACATACAGAGTATCGTTTGCCATGCTCAAAGAATTTGAAGATGACTTGCACTTGCATATTCATCTCGAAAATAATATCCTTTTTCCAAAGGCATTAGAACTTGAAAAACACATATATCATGAGTGA
- a CDS encoding hexameric tyrosine-coordinated heme protein has product METTEIWLPSLITKTPQEGRELAIKMARKSIAAIQTNPEVRKKLRDDYASDTKQLIASANVIALEFQTVAAANNYWK; this is encoded by the coding sequence ATGGAGACTACAGAAATATGGCTACCATCGCTAATCACAAAAACACCTCAGGAGGGAAGAGAATTAGCAATTAAAATGGCAAGAAAATCAATTGCAGCAATACAAACAAATCCGGAGGTAAGAAAAAAACTACGTGACGATTATGCATCCGACACAAAACAACTGATAGCTTCTGCTAATGTAATAGCACTAGAATTTCAGACTGTGGCAGCAGCAAATAATTATTGGAAGTAA
- a CDS encoding ATP-binding cassette domain-containing protein: MISINNLKISFDKQQVINIEKYYFNTGKTLGIIGLNGAGKTTFFNAVCKYLKRDVQAVLLNDKPFERCDAAYLETTNYFYNNITAEEYLSLFPSNNLLFNKKNLIELLQLKSNELIDTFSTGMKKKLALIAIICQDKPVYILDEPFNGLDLESNKILEMLIQKLAENGKTIFLSSHILSPLTSLCAEIHLIQNGRFEKQFQPEQFNEIENVLFSNLTEKVNSILKK, translated from the coding sequence ATGATCAGCATCAATAATCTGAAAATTTCTTTTGATAAACAACAGGTGATTAATATTGAAAAATATTATTTTAATACAGGAAAAACACTTGGTATTATTGGTCTTAATGGTGCCGGAAAAACAACTTTTTTTAATGCCGTATGCAAGTATTTAAAGCGTGATGTACAAGCCGTTTTGTTAAACGATAAACCATTTGAGCGTTGTGATGCAGCCTATCTGGAAACAACAAACTACTTTTATAATAACATTACTGCCGAAGAATATCTTTCGCTTTTTCCATCCAATAATTTACTTTTCAATAAAAAGAATTTGATTGAACTGCTTCAGTTAAAATCCAATGAGTTGATTGATACTTTCTCTACAGGCATGAAAAAGAAGCTGGCTTTGATTGCAATTATCTGTCAGGACAAACCGGTGTATATTTTAGACGAGCCTTTTAACGGATTGGATTTAGAATCGAATAAAATTCTGGAAATGCTGATTCAAAAACTAGCTGAAAATGGTAAAACAATATTTCTCTCATCACACATTCTTTCCCCATTGACATCATTGTGTGCTGAAATTCATTTGATTCAAAATGGACGTTTTGAAAAACAATTTCAGCCTGAACAGTTTAACGAAATTGAAAATGTATTATTTTCTAATCTCACCGAGAAGGTCAATTCAATTCTAAAAAAGTAA
- a CDS encoding outer membrane beta-barrel protein, with amino-acid sequence MFSIFKKILILLLLPFIANAQSFKASIIAGVNASQVSGDELGGFNKAGVMFGGSTFLSVTPKSDVAMELLFIQKGSKTPTSKDNINADYYKMSLNYLEVHFNYTYHASKKIGLHVGPTFGVLVGEKEEDIAGELTERPEFEKTELGVAGGLSFHFSEKVGLYMRLSNSLLPIRKMGADTRYFKSGQYNSGLAFFLTYTFSSKDKQKQ; translated from the coding sequence ATGTTTAGCATTTTTAAAAAAATATTGATTTTGCTTTTGTTGCCCTTCATTGCAAATGCACAATCGTTCAAAGCTTCCATTATTGCCGGTGTCAATGCATCACAAGTTTCCGGTGATGAATTAGGGGGGTTTAATAAAGCGGGAGTAATGTTCGGAGGCAGTACCTTTTTGTCTGTAACGCCAAAATCAGATGTTGCCATGGAGTTGTTGTTTATTCAGAAAGGAAGTAAAACTCCTACATCGAAAGACAACATCAATGCCGACTATTACAAAATGAGTTTAAATTATCTGGAAGTGCATTTTAATTATACTTATCATGCATCTAAAAAAATAGGATTACATGTTGGTCCTACCTTTGGTGTACTGGTAGGTGAGAAAGAAGAAGATATAGCAGGAGAGTTGACAGAAAGACCAGAGTTTGAAAAAACAGAACTAGGTGTTGCGGGTGGGCTATCATTTCACTTCAGCGAGAAAGTTGGTTTGTATATGCGCTTGTCAAATTCGCTGTTGCCCATTCGTAAAATGGGTGCAGACACACGTTATTTTAAAAGCGGACAATACAATAGCGGTTTGGCATTTTTTCTTACTTATACTTTTAGTTCAAAAGACAAACAAAAGCAATAA
- the recO gene encoding DNA repair protein RecO, translated as MLNRQNHVINLQQNTQNRKNGMSALHNTDGIVLNMSPYGDSSVIAKIYTEKFGIQTYLVNGVRSSKAKSKSVFFQPLCLLQLVVYHRPDKGLQRIKNLAFANRFITIPFDITKSTQSIFMAELLYRTIREEEANPALFRFLFDSIVQLDNSLTANPDFHLFFMIKLSAFLGFGPTDNYEEQFCFDLKEGNFSSKNSSHLYVIDSSTSFLLHRCLNSSINNPQFNHKQRTDLMNVLLQYYQLHLPDGFRLQSVDILTELFN; from the coding sequence ATGCTGAATCGTCAGAATCATGTCATAAATTTGCAGCAAAATACGCAGAACAGAAAAAACGGAATGTCAGCCTTGCATAACACAGACGGAATTGTTTTGAACATGTCGCCCTATGGCGATTCATCTGTTATTGCTAAAATTTATACAGAAAAATTTGGCATACAGACCTATCTGGTTAATGGTGTGCGTTCTTCAAAGGCAAAAAGCAAGAGTGTATTTTTTCAACCTTTATGCTTACTGCAGCTTGTTGTTTATCATCGTCCGGACAAAGGACTTCAACGCATAAAGAATCTGGCTTTTGCAAACCGCTTTATCACTATTCCCTTTGATATTACCAAAAGCACACAGTCAATTTTTATGGCAGAATTGCTATACCGTACTATTCGTGAAGAAGAGGCTAATCCTGCACTTTTCAGATTTTTGTTTGATAGCATAGTTCAACTCGATAATTCATTAACAGCCAACCCTGATTTTCATCTTTTTTTTATGATAAAGCTTTCTGCATTTCTCGGTTTTGGACCTACAGATAATTATGAGGAACAATTTTGTTTTGACTTGAAGGAGGGTAATTTTAGTTCAAAAAACTCGTCACATCTCTATGTCATTGATTCATCAACTTCGTTTTTATTACATCGATGTCTTAATTCATCAATCAATAATCCACAATTTAATCATAAACAGCGAACAGATTTAATGAATGTTTTGTTGCAATATTATCAACTGCATCTTCCGGATGGTTTTCGTTTGCAAAGTGTTGATATACTAACCGAACTGTTTAATTGA
- a CDS encoding hemerythrin domain-containing protein: MSEPIKRNEALKPISRDHHHALLLGWKIRQGIKNKIPAERIKKYVDWFWSSYLENHFELEENNLYPVLGSDHASIKKAMQHHEKLRNLFLSKEQTIQQLDELQNELDRHIRFEERELFNEIQNAASAKQLQDMAAVHNEPFHDNYSDEFWVAKK, translated from the coding sequence ATGAGTGAGCCGATAAAAAGAAATGAAGCACTTAAGCCAATAAGTCGCGATCATCATCACGCCCTCTTGCTGGGCTGGAAAATCAGACAGGGAATAAAGAATAAAATACCTGCCGAAAGAATTAAAAAATATGTTGATTGGTTTTGGTCAAGTTATCTTGAAAATCATTTTGAGTTGGAAGAAAATAACTTGTATCCGGTATTAGGAAGCGATCATGCAAGCATTAAAAAAGCTATGCAGCATCATGAAAAGCTTAGGAATCTTTTTCTTAGTAAAGAACAAACCATTCAACAATTGGATGAATTACAAAACGAACTTGACAGGCACATTCGTTTTGAAGAAAGAGAGTTGTTTAATGAAATTCAAAATGCAGCATCGGCAAAACAATTACAAGACATGGCTGCAGTGCACAATGAACCATTTCATGACAACTACAGTGATGAGTTTTGGGTGGCTAAAAAATAG
- a CDS encoding UbiX family flavin prenyltransferase: MKNKIVVAVSGASGSIYASMLFDKLSMLKEQFSDVAIVFSKNATAVWQHELGNDSFKTFSFKRYDTMDFNAPFASGSAQYNTMIIIPCSMGTMGRIAAGISNDLITRAADVILKERRKLILVTRDMPLNLIHINNMKAITEAGGIICPACPSFYSKPQTINDVAATVVDRALDLAGFSLNSFRWNE, from the coding sequence ATGAAAAATAAAATAGTAGTTGCCGTTTCCGGTGCCAGCGGTAGTATTTACGCATCAATGTTGTTTGATAAATTGTCAATGTTAAAAGAACAATTTTCAGATGTTGCAATAGTATTTTCAAAAAACGCAACAGCTGTGTGGCAACATGAATTAGGTAATGATTCATTTAAAACATTTTCTTTTAAAAGGTATGATACGATGGATTTCAATGCACCATTTGCATCTGGGTCAGCACAATATAATACTATGATTATTATTCCATGCAGCATGGGAACAATGGGAAGGATTGCTGCAGGAATTTCAAACGATCTGATAACACGCGCAGCAGATGTAATACTCAAGGAGCGCAGAAAACTTATTTTAGTTACACGTGATATGCCGTTGAATCTTATTCATATCAACAATATGAAAGCCATAACTGAAGCCGGAGGAATAATTTGCCCTGCATGTCCGTCTTTCTACAGCAAGCCGCAAACTATCAATGATGTGGCAGCAACAGTAGTTGACCGTGCGTTGGATCTTGCAGGATTTAGTTTAAACAGTTTCCGCTGGAATGAGTAA